From one Planococcus citri chromosome 3, ihPlaCitr1.1, whole genome shotgun sequence genomic stretch:
- the LOC135840176 gene encoding acyl-CoA Delta-9 desaturase-like, producing MSQTAPTSLFLAGTDVISVENIKSPIPTRSYPRRPIQKHRYQLQLVWRNVIGFIVLHLLALYGLMHGIQVAKRNTIIFMFVVGYFGAVGITAGAHRLWAHKCYKAKWPLRLLLMFFQTMAFQNHIYEWVRDHRVHHKFTDTDADPHNSKRGFFFSHIGWLMVKKHPDVMNKGKTVDMSDLTRDAIVMWQKKHYLAIMPICTFVIPTIIPCYFWREKVYVSFIIAVLRYVLSLNFTWLVNSAAHIWGMKPYDKTISATENISVATLTFGEGFHNYHHAFPWDYKAAELGNYTFNLSTAFIDLFAKIGWAYDMKVASKEIVLQRMKRTGDGSHSHDSEIWGWDDVDMAPEDKKLVEIINQEKID from the exons ATGTCACAAACAGCTCCAACATCGTTATTTTTGGCCGGCACGGATGTAATCTCGGTAGAAAACATAAAATCGCCTATACCAACGAGATCGTATCCCAGAAGACCTATACAAAAACACAGATACCAATTACAACTAGTGTGGAGAAACGTGATTGGTTTCATTGTGTTACACCTGTTAGCCCTTTACGGATTAATGCATGGGATCCAAGTAGCCAAAAGAAACACTATAATTTTCA TGTTCGTTGTTGGATATTTTGGCGCTGTAGGAATTACAGCAGGTGCTCATCGTTTATGGGCTCATAAATGTTACAAAGCTAAATGGCCTTTACGTTTGTTGCTGATGTTTTTCCAAACGATGgcttttcaaaatcacatttacGAATGGGTACGAGACCATCGCGTACATCATAAATTCACCGATACTGATGCCGATCCGCACAATTCAAAAcgcggattttttttctcccatatTGGTTGGTTGATGGTGAAAAAACATCCGGACGTTATGAATAAAGGCAAAACCGTAGACATGAGTGATTTAACCCGAGACGCCATAGTAATGtggcaaaaaaa ACATTACCTCGCAATTATGCCCATCTGTACTTTCGTAATTCCGACCATCATTCCGTGTTACTTTTGGAGGGAAAAAGTATACGTGTCGTTTATTATTGCCGTCTTGAGATACGTCCTGTCCCTCAACTTCACTTGGTTGGTCAACAGCGCCGCTCATATCTGGGGAATGAAACCATACGATAA GACAATCAGTGCCACCGAAAACATTTCAGTAGCCACGCTCACATTCGGAGAAGGATTCCACAACTATCATCACGCTTTTCCCTGGGACTACAAAGCAGCCGAATTGGGAAACTACACTTTCAATTTGAGCACCGCATTTATCGATTTATTCGCCAAAATAGGATGGGCTTACGATATGAAAGTAGCTTCCAAGGAAATCGTTTTACAAAGAATGAAACGAACCGGCGACGGTAGCCATTCGCACGATAGTGAAATTTGGGGCTGGGATGACGTCGATATGGCACCGGAAGATAAAAAACTCGTCGAGATCATCAATCAAGAGAAAATCGACTGA